Proteins co-encoded in one Opitutus terrae PB90-1 genomic window:
- a CDS encoding PilW family protein: protein MKALRFARSTSVDALRRSDSAVPLAGFTLVELMVATTILGIVMGMTLVAYTGVTKRAFHTEATIKGSSELRYAADMISQSVRSASQPIVVSANGLQLDVPPDTLAVAVIDGAATSIGPLSDALGYKDNQQLVKVKDYSSAVATSSIFASSARPSAAVAGTDISTYFKSQTYLGANEGINLERDTKGAKLLEGMFRKGDVVTIPATAYGAQVVLVIDSVSNGKGSKTITFTTKLGVDVPNGTKILPTGAGRRMRFEVFSETDPTVERRGQLWYYPDKDTANHIVLATDVDASPVSNPADPTSAATKPFVSNGRVLTLNLQKLPRGTVAGRTVQGVQTTAYARTDPSVQ, encoded by the coding sequence ATGAAAGCGCTTCGCTTCGCACGCTCGACTTCCGTCGACGCACTCCGTCGGTCAGATTCCGCAGTCCCGCTGGCGGGCTTCACGCTCGTCGAGCTGATGGTCGCCACTACGATCTTGGGGATCGTTATGGGCATGACCTTGGTCGCCTACACCGGAGTGACCAAACGGGCGTTCCACACGGAAGCGACCATCAAAGGCTCGTCGGAATTGCGGTATGCCGCGGACATGATCAGCCAGTCGGTCCGCAGTGCATCGCAACCGATCGTAGTTTCAGCCAACGGTCTCCAGCTGGATGTGCCGCCCGATACGCTCGCGGTGGCAGTTATCGATGGTGCCGCGACCAGCATCGGTCCGCTTAGTGATGCCCTGGGATACAAGGACAATCAGCAGCTCGTGAAGGTTAAAGATTACTCCAGCGCAGTGGCGACGAGTTCGATTTTCGCGAGTTCGGCGCGTCCAAGTGCTGCTGTAGCAGGAACCGACATATCCACTTATTTCAAGAGCCAGACGTATCTTGGCGCGAACGAAGGGATCAATTTGGAACGAGATACTAAAGGGGCCAAGCTGCTGGAAGGAATGTTTCGAAAGGGGGACGTGGTCACGATCCCGGCGACAGCGTATGGCGCACAAGTGGTGCTCGTCATCGACAGCGTGAGCAATGGCAAGGGCAGCAAAACCATTACATTCACTACGAAGCTAGGCGTCGATGTCCCGAATGGAACAAAGATTCTGCCCACCGGGGCGGGGCGCCGGATGCGCTTTGAAGTCTTTTCCGAAACCGATCCCACAGTGGAACGCCGCGGACAGCTGTGGTACTACCCCGACAAGGATACAGCGAACCATATCGTGCTGGCCACCGATGTTGACGCCTCGCCCGTGTCCAACCCAGCCGACCCAACGAGCGCGGCCACGAAGCCGTTTGTTTCGAATGGCCGCGTGCTGACCCTAAACCTGCAGAAACTGCCGCGCGGCACGGTCGCTGGTCGCACCGTCCAAGGTGTCCAAACCACGGCTTACGCCCGCACCGACCCTTCCGTGCAATGA
- a CDS encoding type II secretion system protein produces MLTPVRRRANQKAFSLVEVLVTMVLITLMCASVFPGLQLITTSAMNTAIRGEAHRLMQDEAERLISVGYASFTTSDEQTITSSIKTTFGPDKSSQFQYPSNQAGRVTFKRRVVAVADTSTTRTLRVEVEWTWRGKKTVISMPIFRSV; encoded by the coding sequence GTGCTCACACCAGTCCGGCGGCGTGCTAATCAAAAGGCGTTCAGCTTGGTCGAGGTGCTGGTGACCATGGTACTGATCACGCTGATGTGCGCGTCCGTTTTCCCCGGGTTGCAGTTGATCACCACGAGCGCCATGAACACGGCGATTCGCGGTGAGGCGCACCGGCTGATGCAGGATGAAGCTGAGCGGCTGATATCCGTCGGCTATGCTAGTTTCACGACCTCGGACGAGCAGACTATCACCAGCTCGATCAAGACGACCTTCGGTCCCGACAAGAGCAGCCAGTTCCAGTATCCGTCCAATCAGGCGGGTCGCGTCACCTTCAAGCGTCGCGTCGTGGCGGTGGCGGACACGTCGACCACCCGGACGCTGCGCGTCGAGGTGGAGTGGACGTGGCGAGGCAAGAAAACAGTCATCTCGATGCCGATCTTTCGATCGGTATAA
- a CDS encoding anion transporter produces MSFLFVFSVLVITITLIGVAIGRWPWLRMNRATIALVGATALVGSGALSLEQAYRAVDWNTVVLLFAMMVLNVNLRLAGFFHRVTGYVVRFARTPRRLLAMIVGVSGVLSAVFLNDTIALTMTPIVLELTRTLRRDPLPYLVGLVTAANVGSVATITGNPQNMLVGLSSGLPFVEFSRVLGPVALVGLLIIWAVIVLVYRAEYTQPFIPTHVEVPGTEDAPLLRKAMLATGLMIVGLVAGVPIPLAALIAAAVLLISRRRDPEHVFEEIDWGLLVFFASLFVVTGAIETSGFGAQLFAWMRPWADGGPAKLTFVSVVLSNIVSNVPAVMLFRPVVPTLAEPHQAWLTLAMATTLAGNLTLLGSVANLIVAEIARRSGVRLSFGEYLKAGTPIALLTLLCGVWWLS; encoded by the coding sequence ATGAGCTTTCTCTTCGTCTTCAGCGTCCTGGTGATCACGATCACGTTGATTGGTGTCGCCATCGGCCGCTGGCCATGGCTTCGCATGAATCGCGCGACCATCGCGCTCGTCGGCGCCACGGCTCTGGTGGGCTCGGGCGCGCTCTCGCTGGAACAAGCGTATCGCGCGGTCGACTGGAACACCGTTGTCCTGCTGTTCGCGATGATGGTGTTGAACGTGAACCTGCGCCTCGCTGGCTTTTTCCATCGTGTCACGGGTTATGTCGTCCGGTTCGCGCGCACGCCGCGCCGGCTGCTGGCGATGATCGTCGGCGTCTCGGGCGTGCTGTCGGCCGTATTCCTGAACGATACGATCGCGCTGACGATGACTCCGATCGTGCTCGAACTCACCCGCACGCTGCGACGCGATCCCCTGCCCTACCTGGTCGGTTTGGTTACGGCCGCCAATGTTGGGTCCGTGGCAACGATCACGGGCAACCCTCAGAATATGCTGGTTGGTTTGTCGTCCGGCCTCCCCTTCGTGGAGTTCTCCCGGGTCCTCGGGCCGGTCGCTCTCGTTGGGCTGCTGATTATCTGGGCGGTGATCGTCCTGGTGTATCGTGCGGAATACACGCAGCCGTTCATTCCGACCCATGTGGAAGTTCCCGGCACGGAGGATGCACCTCTCCTGCGCAAGGCGATGCTCGCCACCGGACTGATGATCGTCGGCTTGGTCGCCGGCGTCCCCATTCCGTTGGCGGCATTGATCGCAGCGGCAGTGCTGCTCATCTCGCGCCGGCGGGATCCGGAGCATGTGTTCGAGGAAATCGATTGGGGACTGTTGGTGTTCTTCGCGTCGTTGTTCGTCGTCACCGGAGCGATTGAAACGAGTGGGTTCGGCGCGCAGCTCTTCGCCTGGATGCGTCCTTGGGCAGATGGCGGGCCGGCCAAGCTGACATTCGTGTCCGTCGTGCTCAGCAACATCGTGTCGAACGTGCCCGCGGTGATGTTGTTTCGCCCTGTCGTGCCTACGCTGGCTGAGCCGCATCAGGCGTGGCTCACCCTGGCCATGGCCACGACGCTGGCCGGAAACCTGACCCTGCTTGGCTCGGTGGCGAACTTGATCGTCGCAGAGATCGCACGACGTAGCGGGGTAAGGCTGTCGTTCGGTGAGTATCTGAAAGCAGGAACGCCGATCGCGCTCCTGACTTTGCTGTGCGGCGTGTGGTGGTTGAGTTGA
- a CDS encoding ATP-binding protein has protein sequence MPPADSWIEPAAPPPPAMDEVEITEIPPLQPNEKSLLEMHSLLNILNVLRGELSLIGLALANDDTLLQESHALCRRLIVSLCSMDGGLAMAGDMDLHQQQVLGEIEEAFSTRPAARDNLEVTESVANLRSAFAILRVRAREVLARFKHPERWVYCSGTRLRCEIHDVMLAMERTSRHRFRVVYNPALQRPTDYYLDLQIDGSQGDHLWMPPVIKDVLRDLIANARKYTPPGGRITAALHARKRTLRLVVEDTGRGIPPREIATVVHFGRRASNVADVRTMGGGFGLTKAFFVAKQFGGRFWIASKLGVGTRIRLEIPAPRSG, from the coding sequence ATGCCCCCCGCCGATTCGTGGATCGAGCCGGCTGCGCCGCCGCCACCAGCGATGGACGAGGTCGAGATCACAGAAATCCCGCCGCTGCAGCCGAACGAGAAATCGCTGCTCGAGATGCACAGCCTGCTGAACATCCTAAACGTGTTGCGGGGCGAGCTGAGCTTGATCGGACTGGCCTTGGCGAACGACGACACGTTGTTGCAGGAAAGTCACGCGCTCTGCCGCCGGCTGATTGTGAGTCTGTGCTCGATGGATGGAGGGTTAGCGATGGCAGGCGACATGGACCTTCACCAGCAGCAGGTGCTCGGTGAGATCGAGGAGGCGTTCAGTACGCGCCCGGCAGCACGGGACAATCTGGAAGTCACCGAATCGGTGGCCAACCTCCGATCCGCCTTCGCCATTCTGCGGGTTCGAGCGCGCGAGGTGCTCGCGCGGTTCAAACATCCCGAGCGCTGGGTGTATTGCTCGGGGACGAGGCTGCGATGCGAGATCCATGACGTGATGCTCGCGATGGAGAGGACCAGCCGGCATCGGTTCCGCGTGGTTTATAATCCGGCACTGCAGCGCCCCACCGACTACTATCTGGACCTGCAAATCGACGGATCGCAGGGCGACCATCTCTGGATGCCGCCGGTGATCAAGGACGTGCTTCGGGACCTGATCGCGAATGCGCGGAAATACACGCCACCGGGGGGACGGATCACGGCGGCCTTGCACGCCCGGAAACGGACGCTGCGGCTCGTGGTCGAGGACACCGGGCGCGGCATCCCCCCCAGGGAGATCGCGACGGTCGTTCATTTTGGTCGCCGCGCCAGCAATGTGGCGGATGTACGGACGATGGGGGGAGGGTTTGGGCTGACGAAAGCGTTCTTCGTCGCCAAGCAGTTCGGGGGCCGGTTCTGGATCGCTTCGAAGCTCGGCGTGGGGACCCGGATTCGCCTCGAGATCCCGGCGCCGCGGTCGGGCTGA
- a CDS encoding NAD-dependent epimerase/dehydratase family protein — protein sequence MKVLVTGAAGFIGYHVARRLAETKHCEVLGLDNLNDYYSVELKRARLTELEQLEDFRFVQADFGEAAAFEGIYSHFKPDYVVHLGAQAGVRHSAENPAAYTHSNITGFLNVLEACRRRPPKHLVFASSSSVYGAHAVVPFREDANTDHPISYYGATKKSNELMAHTYAHLYGLTVTGLRFFTVYGPWSRPDMAPILFSQAICAGRPIKLFNQGRNRRDFTYVDDIVDGVVKVLLYPPATLPVPPFRLFNIGHNRPVEVLLFVQMLEELLGKKAVVELVPPQPGDMLETCASIDRLREAIGYSPRISLEDGLRRFVDWFRRYYQS from the coding sequence ATGAAAGTCCTCGTGACCGGCGCGGCCGGGTTCATTGGATACCATGTGGCCCGCCGGCTGGCTGAAACCAAGCACTGCGAAGTGCTCGGCCTCGACAACTTGAACGACTACTACTCGGTCGAGTTGAAACGGGCGCGGCTCACGGAGCTGGAACAGTTGGAGGACTTCCGTTTCGTGCAGGCGGACTTTGGAGAGGCAGCCGCCTTCGAAGGGATCTACAGCCATTTCAAACCGGATTACGTGGTGCACCTTGGCGCTCAAGCCGGTGTGCGGCACAGTGCGGAGAATCCCGCCGCCTACACCCACAGCAACATCACCGGTTTCCTCAACGTGCTCGAGGCTTGTCGACGCCGCCCGCCCAAGCACCTGGTGTTCGCCTCCTCCAGCAGCGTCTACGGCGCGCACGCCGTCGTTCCCTTCCGCGAAGACGCCAACACGGATCACCCGATCTCCTATTATGGTGCGACGAAGAAGAGCAACGAGTTGATGGCGCACACCTACGCTCACCTTTATGGGCTCACCGTTACCGGGCTGCGCTTCTTCACCGTCTATGGCCCGTGGAGCCGACCGGACATGGCACCGATCCTCTTTTCGCAGGCGATCTGTGCCGGTCGTCCCATCAAGCTCTTCAATCAGGGGCGCAATCGCCGCGACTTCACCTACGTCGACGACATCGTCGACGGCGTCGTGAAGGTCCTCCTCTACCCGCCGGCCACACTGCCGGTGCCGCCGTTCCGGCTCTTCAACATCGGCCACAACCGCCCCGTCGAGGTCTTGCTCTTTGTCCAAATGCTCGAGGAACTGCTCGGCAAGAAGGCCGTGGTCGAACTCGTGCCGCCGCAACCGGGCGACATGCTGGAAACCTGCGCGAGCATTGACCGGCTGCGCGAAGCCATCGGCTATTCGCCTCGGATTTCGCTCGAGGATGGACTGCGGCGGTTCGTCGACTGGTTCCGGCGCTATTACCAGAGCTGA
- a CDS encoding glutaredoxin family protein — protein sequence MKIKAYLKPSCGWSNGVRAILRKYNLPYEDIDIINNRTNYAEMVAKSGQPLSPCVEIDGVMLADVSGEEVENYLLSNELIQPVDAPMDVATNAGCSDDEHARMATKTIRFF from the coding sequence ATGAAGATCAAAGCCTATCTCAAGCCGTCCTGCGGCTGGTCCAATGGCGTTCGCGCCATCCTGCGGAAGTACAATCTTCCGTATGAGGACATCGACATCATCAACAACCGCACGAACTATGCGGAGATGGTGGCGAAATCCGGCCAGCCGTTGTCGCCGTGCGTTGAGATCGACGGCGTCATGCTGGCCGACGTCTCCGGGGAGGAAGTCGAAAATTACCTGCTCAGCAACGAACTGATTCAGCCGGTCGACGCTCCGATGGACGTTGCGACCAACGCCGGATGCTCGGACGACGAGCACGCGCGCATGGCCACGAAAACGATCCGCTTTTTCTGA
- the gltB gene encoding glutamate synthase large subunit, translating to MRPGKQGLYDPWFEHDACGVGFVVDMKGRKSNAIIKQGLQILTNLDHRGASGAEVNTGDGAGILLQMPHKFLADAAAAARFSLPESGHYGCGLVFLPRNPTTRRKLEEVFGGIVQSEGQILLGWRTLPTNHAMLGDTARSAEPYIRQVFIGRGKDIADDAAFERKLYVIRKRAYSEIRTTTFAGSETWYVPSLSSKTIVYKGMLTTEQLEQYFLDLQSPLMESALALVHSRFSTNTFPSWDRAHPYRYIAHNGEINTLRGNINWMHARQALFASELFGDDIKKILPIINPNGSDSSMFDNTLELLVLGGRSLAHAIMMMIPEPWSNHESMDPARRAFYQYHSCLMEPWDGPASIAFTDGKQIGAILDRNGLRPSRYYVTSDDLVIMASEAGVLDIPPEKVRQKGRLQPGRMFLVDIEQGRIIEDEEIKQQLAAERPYQEWLKANLVHLDELPAAPAVPPPDHETLLHRQIAFGYTFEDQRILLAPMARDGVEAIGSMGNDTPLAVLSNKPRLLYDYFKQLFAQVTNPPIDCIREEIITSAETRIGSEGNLLNPDPLACRRIELKWPVLTNEEFAKLRRLDQPGFKVGVIPILFRASRGDRGLAKSMEEICLIARRMIEDEENTVLILSDRGVTKDFAPIPALLAVAGLHHFLIREGLRTRISMILESGEAREVHHFSLLIGYGCSAINPYVAFETIDGMIQDGLLVNIDHKTACKNFVKAASKGVVKVMSKMGISAIQSYRGAQVFEAVGLRQDVIDHYFTWTPSRVGGIGLDVIAQEVLTRHRAAFPERPVNGHVLPVGGQYQWRSDGEYHLFNPESIHRLQKAVRTGSYAVFKEYSKIINDTSRNVATLRGLLDFKAGDSIPLEEVEPVESIVKRFKTGAMSYGSISKEAHETLAIAMNRLGGKSNTGEGGEDPERFIPLPNGDSKNSAIKQVASGRFGVTSEYLVNARELQIKMAQGAKPGEGGQLPGTKVYPWVAKTRHTTAGVGLISPPPHHDIYSIEDLAELIHDLKNGNRQARISVKLVAEVGVGTIAAGVAKAHADVVLISGYDGGTGASPQTSITHAGLPWELGLAETHQTLVLNNLRSRIAVETDGQLKTGRDVVIAALLGAEEFGFATGPLVASGCIMMRVCHLNTCPTGVATQDPRLREKFTGKPEHVVNFMTFIAQEVREIMAQLGFRTIEEMIGHTERLEAKQAIEHWKAKGLDFSNILYQPEVGPEVGRFCQEKQDHGLAKSLDVTTLLDLCKPAIERGEKVIAELPVRNVNRVVGTITGSEVTRKYGAKGLPADTIRIHFKGSAGQSFGAFMPPGMTFSIEGDANDYVGKGLSGGKIIVYPPAGSPFDPSENIIVGNVALYGATAGEVYLRGRAGERFAVRNSGVNAVVEGVGDHACEYMTGGRVVVLGSTGRNFAAGMSGGVAYVLDESGGFAQRVNLAMVGLEKLEAPAEIAEVRALIENHLAYTKSGRAQRVLDLWDAMVPRFVKVLPKDYKRMLACIERARGQGLTGDEAVMAAFEENARDLSRVGGN from the coding sequence GTGCGTCCAGGCAAACAGGGCCTGTACGACCCGTGGTTCGAGCATGACGCCTGCGGCGTCGGCTTCGTGGTCGACATGAAGGGGCGCAAGTCGAACGCGATCATCAAGCAGGGCCTGCAGATCCTCACGAATCTCGATCACCGCGGCGCCAGCGGCGCCGAGGTGAACACCGGTGACGGCGCGGGCATTCTCCTGCAGATGCCGCACAAGTTCCTGGCCGATGCCGCGGCGGCCGCGCGTTTCAGCCTGCCCGAGTCGGGTCACTATGGCTGCGGACTGGTCTTCCTGCCGCGCAATCCCACCACGCGCCGCAAGCTCGAAGAGGTTTTCGGCGGCATCGTTCAATCCGAGGGCCAAATTCTCCTCGGCTGGCGCACGCTGCCGACGAATCACGCAATGCTCGGCGATACCGCTCGTTCAGCGGAGCCCTACATCCGGCAAGTGTTCATCGGTCGCGGCAAGGACATCGCCGACGATGCCGCTTTCGAGCGCAAGCTCTACGTCATCCGCAAGCGCGCTTACTCCGAAATTCGGACCACGACATTCGCGGGGTCGGAGACGTGGTACGTCCCCAGCCTGTCCTCGAAGACGATCGTCTACAAGGGCATGCTCACCACGGAGCAGCTCGAGCAGTATTTCCTCGATCTGCAGAGCCCGCTGATGGAGTCGGCGCTCGCGCTGGTGCACTCGCGGTTCAGCACGAACACGTTCCCGAGTTGGGACCGCGCGCATCCTTACCGCTACATCGCACACAACGGCGAAATCAACACCCTCCGCGGCAACATCAACTGGATGCATGCGCGCCAGGCGTTGTTCGCCTCCGAGTTGTTTGGCGACGACATCAAGAAGATCCTGCCGATCATCAACCCGAACGGCTCGGACTCGTCGATGTTCGACAACACGCTCGAGCTCCTCGTGCTCGGGGGCCGCTCGCTGGCGCACGCGATCATGATGATGATCCCTGAGCCTTGGTCCAATCACGAGTCGATGGACCCGGCCCGGCGGGCGTTTTACCAGTATCACTCCTGCCTGATGGAGCCGTGGGACGGCCCAGCCTCGATCGCGTTCACCGATGGCAAGCAGATCGGCGCGATCCTCGACCGCAACGGGCTGCGTCCGTCGCGCTACTACGTGACCAGCGACGACCTCGTGATCATGGCGTCGGAAGCAGGCGTGCTCGATATCCCGCCGGAGAAGGTCCGCCAGAAGGGCCGGCTGCAGCCCGGCCGCATGTTCCTGGTCGATATCGAACAGGGACGGATCATCGAGGACGAAGAGATCAAGCAGCAGCTCGCGGCCGAGCGTCCTTACCAGGAATGGCTGAAGGCAAATTTGGTTCATCTCGATGAGCTGCCAGCCGCCCCGGCCGTGCCACCGCCGGACCACGAGACATTGCTGCACCGGCAGATCGCTTTCGGCTACACGTTCGAGGACCAGCGCATCCTCCTCGCACCGATGGCGCGCGACGGCGTCGAAGCGATCGGTTCGATGGGCAACGACACGCCCCTCGCCGTGCTGTCGAACAAGCCGCGGCTGCTCTACGACTATTTCAAGCAACTCTTCGCGCAGGTCACGAACCCGCCGATCGACTGTATCCGCGAGGAAATCATTACCTCGGCCGAGACCCGCATCGGTTCCGAGGGCAACCTGCTCAATCCCGATCCGCTGGCCTGCCGGCGTATCGAGCTGAAATGGCCGGTGCTCACCAACGAGGAGTTCGCCAAGCTCCGCCGCCTCGACCAACCAGGCTTCAAGGTCGGCGTCATTCCGATCTTGTTCCGGGCGAGCCGCGGCGACCGCGGCCTTGCCAAGTCGATGGAGGAAATCTGTCTCATCGCCCGGCGCATGATCGAGGATGAGGAGAATACGGTGCTCATCCTCAGTGATCGCGGGGTCACGAAAGACTTCGCGCCGATTCCCGCGCTGCTCGCGGTGGCTGGCTTGCATCACTTCCTGATCCGCGAAGGCCTGCGCACGCGGATTTCGATGATCCTCGAAAGCGGCGAAGCCCGCGAGGTGCACCATTTTTCGCTGCTGATTGGCTACGGCTGCAGCGCCATCAACCCCTACGTCGCCTTCGAAACGATCGACGGGATGATCCAGGACGGGCTGCTGGTGAACATCGACCACAAGACCGCCTGCAAGAACTTCGTCAAAGCCGCGTCCAAGGGCGTGGTGAAGGTGATGTCCAAGATGGGCATCTCCGCCATCCAGAGTTACCGCGGCGCACAGGTGTTCGAAGCCGTCGGCCTCCGCCAGGACGTCATCGATCATTACTTCACGTGGACGCCCTCCCGCGTCGGCGGCATCGGACTCGATGTGATCGCCCAGGAAGTGCTCACGCGCCATCGCGCGGCCTTCCCCGAGCGGCCCGTGAACGGTCACGTGCTCCCGGTGGGCGGGCAGTATCAGTGGCGCTCCGACGGCGAATATCACCTGTTCAACCCGGAATCAATCCACCGGCTGCAGAAGGCCGTGCGCACCGGCAGCTATGCGGTGTTCAAGGAGTACTCCAAGATCATCAACGACACCTCGCGCAACGTCGCCACGCTCCGCGGCCTGCTCGACTTCAAGGCGGGTGACTCGATCCCGCTCGAAGAGGTCGAACCGGTCGAATCCATCGTGAAGCGGTTCAAGACCGGCGCGATGTCCTACGGCTCGATTTCCAAGGAAGCGCACGAAACGCTGGCGATCGCGATGAACCGGCTCGGCGGCAAGTCCAACACCGGCGAAGGCGGCGAGGATCCGGAACGTTTCATCCCGCTTCCCAACGGCGATTCGAAGAACTCCGCGATCAAGCAGGTCGCATCCGGCCGGTTCGGCGTGACCAGCGAATACCTGGTCAACGCGCGCGAGCTACAGATCAAGATGGCGCAGGGCGCGAAACCCGGCGAGGGTGGCCAGCTGCCCGGTACGAAGGTGTATCCGTGGGTCGCAAAGACCCGCCACACCACCGCGGGTGTGGGTCTGATCTCGCCGCCGCCGCACCACGACATCTACTCGATCGAGGATCTCGCCGAGCTGATCCACGACTTGAAGAACGGCAACCGCCAGGCACGCATCAGCGTGAAGCTCGTCGCCGAGGTCGGTGTGGGCACGATCGCGGCCGGTGTGGCGAAAGCGCATGCGGACGTCGTACTGATTTCCGGTTACGATGGCGGCACGGGCGCGTCGCCGCAAACGTCGATCACGCACGCCGGCCTGCCGTGGGAACTCGGGCTCGCCGAGACGCACCAGACACTCGTACTGAATAATCTCCGCTCGCGCATCGCGGTCGAGACCGATGGCCAGCTCAAGACTGGCCGCGACGTCGTCATCGCCGCGTTGCTCGGCGCCGAGGAGTTCGGCTTCGCCACCGGACCGCTCGTGGCGTCCGGCTGCATCATGATGCGCGTGTGCCATCTCAACACCTGTCCGACGGGCGTTGCCACGCAGGATCCGCGGCTCCGGGAGAAATTTACCGGCAAGCCGGAGCATGTCGTGAACTTCATGACGTTCATCGCGCAGGAGGTCCGCGAGATCATGGCCCAGCTCGGCTTCCGCACGATCGAGGAGATGATCGGCCACACCGAGCGACTCGAGGCCAAGCAGGCAATCGAGCACTGGAAGGCGAAGGGGCTCGATTTCAGCAATATTCTCTACCAGCCCGAAGTCGGCCCCGAGGTTGGCCGGTTTTGTCAGGAGAAGCAGGATCACGGTCTGGCCAAGTCGCTCGACGTGACGACGCTGCTCGATCTCTGCAAACCGGCGATTGAGCGCGGCGAGAAGGTCATCGCCGAACTGCCGGTCCGCAACGTCAACCGCGTGGTCGGCACCATCACCGGCAGCGAGGTCACGCGGAAATACGGCGCGAAAGGCCTTCCCGCCGATACCATCCGGATCCACTTCAAGGGTTCGGCGGGCCAGAGCTTCGGCGCGTTCATGCCCCCGGGCATGACGTTCTCGATCGAGGGCGACGCGAACGACTATGTCGGCAAAGGCCTTTCGGGCGGCAAGATCATCGTGTATCCGCCGGCTGGTTCACCGTTCGATCCCTCGGAAAACATCATCGTCGGCAACGTGGCGCTCTATGGCGCGACGGCGGGTGAAGTCTATCTCCGCGGGCGCGCGGGCGAACGCTTCGCCGTGCGCAACTCCGGTGTCAACGCCGTCGTCGAAGGCGTGGGCGATCACGCTTGTGAATACATGACCGGAGGTCGCGTCGTGGTGCTCGGCTCGACGGGCCGCAACTTCGCGGCCGGCATGTCGGGCGGCGTCGCGTACGTCCTCGACGAAAGCGGAGGTTTCGCGCAACGCGTGAATCTGGCGATGGTCGGCCTCGAGAAGCTCGAAGCGCCGGCGGAAATCGCAGAGGTTCGCGCGCTGATCGAAAATCACCTCGCCTACACCAAGAGCGGGCGCGCGCAGCGCGTGCTCGATTTGTGGGACGCGATGGTACCAAGGTTCGTGAAGGTGCTGCCCAAGGACTACAAACGCATGCTCGCCTGCATCGAGCGCGCGCGCGGTCAGGGTCTCACCGGCGACGAAGCCGTCATGGCGGCGTTTGAGGAAAACGCCCGCGACCTCTCGCGCGTCGGCGGCAACTGA